The following proteins are encoded in a genomic region of Rattus rattus isolate New Zealand chromosome 2, Rrattus_CSIRO_v1, whole genome shotgun sequence:
- the LOC116893849 gene encoding olfactory receptor 13A1-like has translation MMMLSPNQTVVTEFVLQGFSEHPGLRLFLTGCFLSLYTMALMGNIVIIALVTSSTGLHSPMYFFLCNLATMDIMCTSSVIPKALVGLLSEENTISFKGCMAQLFFLVWSASSELLLLTVMAYDRYVAICCPLHYSSRMSPQLCGILAMGVWSVCALNASINTGLMTQLTFCGPKVIIHFFCEIPPLLLLSCSPTYVNSIMTLVADAFYGGINFVLTLVSYGYIIASILRMRSAEGKRKAFSTCSSHLIVVSVYYSSVFCAYISPASSYSPERSKVSSVLYSLLSPTLNPLIYTLRNKDVKIALGKLLPSFSH, from the coding sequence ATGATGATGTTGAGTCCCAACCAGACAGTGGTTACAGAATTTGTGCTGCAGGGGTTCTCAGAGCACCCTGGTCTAAGACTGTTCCTGACAGGCTGCTTCCTATCTCTCTATACAATGGCTTTAATGGGCAACATTGTGATCATTGCTTTGGTCACCTCTAGCACTGGACTCCACAgtcccatgtactttttcctgtGCAACCTGGCTACCATGGATATTATGTGCACATCCTCTGTGATtcccaaggccctggttggtctaCTGTCTGAGGAAAACACCATCTCCTTCAAGGGATGCATGGCCCAGCTCTTCTTCCTTGTGTGGTCTGCATcctctgagctgctgctgctcacAGTTATGGCCTATGACCGTTATGTGGCCATCTGCTGTCCCCTCCACTACAGCTCTAGGATGAGTCCACAACTGTGTGGGATACTGGCCATGGGTGTATGGTCTGTCTGCGCACTGAATGCATCTATCAACACTGGTCTGATGACACAGCTGACATTCTGTGGCCCCAAGGTCATCATCCACTTCTTCTGTGAGATACCCCcactcctcctgctctcctgtaGCCCCACATATGTGAATAGCATTATGACTCTTGTGGCAGATGCCTTTTATGGAGGCATCAATTTTGTTCTAACCCTGGTATCCTATGGctacatcattgccagcatcctGCGCATGCGTTCTGCTGAGGGCAAGAGGAAGGCATTTTCTACCTGCTCATCCCACCTAATTGTGGTCTCTGTGTACTATTCATCTGTGTTCTGTGCCTATATCAGTCCTGCTTCCAGCTACAGCCCAGAAAGAAGCAAGGTTTCCTCGGTGCTGTACTCACTCCTCAGCCCAACCCTAAACCCCCTTATCTATACACTGAGGAACAAGGATGTCAAGATTGCCCTAGGCAAACTCTTGCCCTCTTTCTCCCATTAA